One genomic segment of Candidatus Zixiibacteriota bacterium includes these proteins:
- the accC gene encoding acetyl-CoA carboxylase biotin carboxylase subunit, with protein MFKKILIANRGEIALRIIRACKELGIAAVAVHSDADVNSLHVRFADEAVCIGPAKATESYLDPKRIISAAEVTNAEAIHPGYGFLAENADFAEICESCKIKFIGPTSQMIRQMGDKAVAKQMMKEAGVPVIPGSEGVVKSIEEAQQMASEIGYPLLIKAAGGGGGKGMRVATNDEELKKGYEMAKMEAEAAFGNPEVYIEKYILNPRHVEFQIMGDSHGNLIHLGERDCTIQRRHQKLIEESPSPALTTSLRVEMGRAAVVGASRIGYESVGTIEFLLDKSGNFYFMEMNTRIQVEHPVTEEVTGIDLLKEQIKIAAGEKLSRTQEEIILKGHAIECRINAEDPEKDFMPSPGLIKSFHVPGGHGIRVDTHAYAGYEIPPYYDSLVAKLISVADTREESILKMRRALDEFILEGIKTTIPFYKKVFSNPNFISGEYDTSFVESLFKENLKEKVSI; from the coding sequence TTGTTTAAGAAAATATTGATAGCTAACCGAGGGGAGATCGCCCTAAGGATTATCCGGGCATGTAAAGAGTTAGGAATTGCTGCCGTGGCCGTGCATTCGGATGCGGATGTGAACTCTTTGCACGTCAGGTTTGCAGACGAGGCAGTCTGCATCGGTCCGGCCAAAGCTACTGAGAGTTATCTGGATCCAAAGAGAATAATCAGCGCGGCTGAGGTGACCAATGCTGAAGCGATTCATCCGGGATATGGCTTTTTAGCCGAGAATGCCGATTTCGCCGAGATCTGCGAATCCTGCAAGATAAAGTTCATCGGACCCACCTCACAGATGATCAGGCAGATGGGTGACAAAGCTGTTGCCAAGCAGATGATGAAGGAAGCAGGGGTTCCGGTTATTCCGGGAAGTGAGGGAGTAGTCAAAAGCATAGAAGAAGCTCAGCAGATGGCTTCCGAAATCGGATACCCGCTTTTGATCAAGGCCGCAGGGGGTGGAGGTGGCAAGGGGATGAGGGTAGCGACGAATGACGAGGAGCTAAAAAAAGGCTATGAAATGGCAAAGATGGAAGCGGAGGCGGCTTTCGGAAATCCCGAAGTCTATATAGAAAAGTATATTTTAAATCCCAGGCACGTCGAGTTTCAGATTATGGGTGATAGTCACGGTAATTTAATACACTTAGGTGAAAGGGATTGTACCATTCAAAGAAGACACCAGAAGCTGATCGAGGAGTCCCCTTCGCCGGCTCTGACTACTTCTTTAAGAGTCGAAATGGGAAGGGCAGCGGTGGTGGGTGCTTCCCGCATAGGTTACGAGAGCGTCGGCACCATCGAGTTTCTTTTAGATAAAAGCGGCAATTTTTATTTTATGGAGATGAATACCCGGATTCAGGTGGAGCATCCAGTAACTGAAGAGGTAACCGGGATCGACCTATTAAAAGAGCAGATCAAAATAGCGGCTGGCGAAAAGCTTTCCCGGACCCAGGAGGAGATAATCCTTAAAGGACATGCCATCGAGTGCCGGATCAATGCGGAAGACCCGGAAAAAGATTTCATGCCCAGCCCCGGTTTGATCAAAAGTTTTCACGTACCAGGCGGGCATGGTATCAGAGTGGATACGCATGCTTATGCCGGATATGAGATACCGCCATATTACGATTCCCTGGTGGCTAAGCTGATCTCAGTAGCTGATACCCGGGAAGAGTCTATCCTCAAGATGAGGAGAGCATTAGACGAGTTCATCCTTGAGGGAATTAAAACGACCATTCCATTTTATAAAAAAGTCTTCTCCAATCCAAATTTTATAAGCGGAGAGTATGACACATCTTTTGTGGAAAGCCTGTTTAAGGAAAATTTAAAAGAGAAGGTATCCATTTAA
- the gcvH gene encoding glycine cleavage system protein GcvH, whose protein sequence is MIIKDDLRYTKEHEWVKLEKDMATMGITDYAQGELGDIVFVELPKVGTKVEQMKSFGVIEAVKAVSELFSPVTGEVIEVNSKLESEAGLINKDPYGEGWIIKVTVKDQSEVNKLLSAEDYKKLLEQK, encoded by the coding sequence TTGATTATAAAAGACGACCTGAGGTATACCAAAGAGCATGAATGGGTAAAATTGGAAAAAGATATGGCGACTATGGGGATTACAGATTATGCTCAGGGTGAGTTAGGAGATATAGTCTTCGTGGAGCTGCCCAAGGTGGGAACAAAAGTCGAACAGATGAAATCTTTCGGCGTTATCGAGGCAGTCAAAGCCGTATCAGAGCTTTTCTCGCCGGTAACAGGCGAAGTGATAGAAGTGAATTCAAAGCTTGAATCAGAAGCCGGGTTGATCAATAAGGACCCTTACGGCGAAGGCTGGATTATCAAGGTGACGGTTAAGGATCAGTCAGAGGTCAATAAGCTCCTTTCAGCAGAGGATTATAAGAAACTACTGGAACAGAAATAG
- the gcvPA gene encoding aminomethyl-transferring glycine dehydrogenase subunit GcvPA, which yields MGYIPNTEDDQKLMLEKMGVRAFQDLLRTVPESIKLKDELKLPKGISELELVQLLQNISGKNKGTDKLISFLGGGAYDHFIPSVVNHILLRSEFYTAYTPYQPEVSQGTLQSIYEYQTLICQLTEMEVANASMYDGASAVAEAALMSLAETGRNEILVSSSLNPNYYRVLCTYCERGGIKVRKIELKDGITDTTSLESKISSKTASFILQSPNFYGLIENAEEIEKKVHSAGALLIMVCDPISLAILKTPGEYGADIAVGEGQPLGNSLNFGGPFLGFFACKQSLIRKMPGRLVGETVDSKGRRGFVLVLQTREQHIRREKATSNICTNEALCALAATVYLSLLGKNGLRKVAELCLQKSHYAAEQISRIGGFKLQFPGQFFKEFVVETPFPASRVIKLLLKKNILAGIDLSRFDRKLKNSLLISVTEKRTKQEIDYLVESLRGIVK from the coding sequence ATGGGTTATATTCCTAATACCGAAGATGATCAAAAGCTTATGCTGGAGAAAATGGGGGTCAGGGCATTTCAGGATTTACTGAGGACTGTCCCGGAGTCTATAAAACTAAAGGATGAGCTTAAACTGCCCAAAGGAATCTCCGAGCTGGAGCTTGTTCAACTACTTCAAAACATATCCGGGAAGAACAAAGGCACAGACAAGCTGATCAGTTTTTTAGGCGGGGGTGCGTATGACCATTTTATCCCCAGCGTGGTGAATCACATACTTTTAAGATCGGAGTTTTATACTGCCTACACCCCTTACCAGCCAGAGGTGAGCCAGGGAACATTGCAGAGCATTTACGAATACCAGACTCTTATCTGCCAGCTTACTGAAATGGAGGTTGCCAATGCTTCGATGTATGACGGCGCATCAGCCGTGGCTGAGGCGGCTCTCATGTCTCTGGCTGAAACCGGCAGAAACGAGATTCTGGTGTCCAGTTCGCTGAATCCAAATTATTACAGGGTCTTATGCACCTATTGCGAGAGGGGCGGTATAAAAGTCAGAAAGATCGAGCTAAAGGATGGAATCACGGATACCACATCTCTAGAGTCAAAGATCTCCTCTAAGACCGCTAGTTTCATCCTGCAGTCTCCTAATTTCTATGGATTGATAGAAAATGCAGAGGAGATCGAGAAAAAAGTCCATTCTGCAGGGGCTTTATTGATTATGGTTTGTGACCCTATCTCCTTAGCTATTCTAAAAACTCCGGGAGAGTACGGAGCAGACATTGCGGTGGGAGAAGGTCAGCCATTAGGAAACAGTCTTAATTTCGGAGGACCGTTTCTAGGTTTCTTTGCCTGCAAGCAAAGTCTCATCCGAAAAATGCCGGGCAGGCTTGTGGGGGAAACAGTCGATTCCAAAGGAAGAAGGGGTTTTGTCTTAGTTTTGCAGACCAGAGAGCAGCATATCCGCAGGGAGAAGGCTACCTCAAATATCTGCACGAATGAAGCTTTATGTGCCTTAGCCGCGACGGTATACTTATCCCTTTTGGGCAAAAACGGTTTAAGAAAAGTAGCCGAGCTGTGTCTGCAGAAAAGCCATTATGCGGCAGAGCAGATTTCCAGGATCGGCGGTTTCAAACTCCAGTTCCCAGGACAGTTTTTCAAGGAGTTTGTGGTGGAAACTCCATTTCCTGCTTCCAGGGTCATAAAGCTTCTTCTGAAGAAAAATATCCTGGCAGGAATTGACCTTTCCCGGTTCGACAGAAAACTCAAAAACAGTCTTCTGATCTCAGTTACTGAAAAGAGAACCAAACAGGAGATAGATTATCTGGTAGAAAGTCTTAGAGGAATAGTCAAATGA
- a CDS encoding DUF2007 domain-containing protein, with product MPYCPKCRYEYKPIVEICPDCGKRLVAKPSETKRTEMKSVRTKTHGSRIEPRMKLLYVTNKAAYVRFLKETLENNGITCIIKRGPSGLVQPSLPRSFYDISVYVREEDFEKSCEIKEQIVDNL from the coding sequence ATGCCGTATTGTCCTAAATGCAGGTATGAGTATAAACCGATAGTAGAGATATGTCCGGATTGCGGGAAGAGATTAGTAGCAAAGCCAAGCGAAACTAAAAGAACAGAGATGAAATCAGTAAGAACTAAAACACACGGGAGCAGAATTGAGCCCAGGATGAAACTGCTTTACGTTACTAACAAAGCGGCTTACGTTAGATTTTTAAAAGAGACATTAGAGAACAATGGGATTACGTGTATAATTAAACGCGGGCCATCAGGATTAGTGCAGCCTTCGCTGCCCCGGTCCTTTTATGATATAAGTGTTTATGTGAGAGAAGAAGATTTTGAAAAGAGTTGCGAGATCAAGGAGCAAATTGTAGATAATTTGTAA
- a CDS encoding DUF2007 domain-containing protein, with protein MPYCPKCRYKYKSTVGICPDCGRKLVVKLKEKKRKRTANQDISEEETLIEPKLKLLYVSRNLIYANFLKETLEKNGIPCLIQRESGINLRGPALIRHPLTDAKIYVAEKDFKKSLKIKEQLVDNL; from the coding sequence ATGCCGTACTGTCCAAAATGCAGGTATAAGTATAAATCGACAGTAGGGATATGTCCGGATTGCGGCAGAAAACTGGTAGTGAAATTAAAAGAGAAGAAACGAAAAAGGACTGCGAATCAGGACATATCTGAAGAAGAAACTTTAATCGAGCCCAAGCTGAAACTGCTATACGTAAGCAGAAACTTAATTTATGCTAACTTTTTGAAAGAAACATTAGAGAAAAATGGGATACCATGCCTAATTCAGAGGGAATCGGGAATTAATTTGAGAGGTCCAGCCTTAATTCGGCACCCACTCACTGATGCAAAAATATATGTGGCGGAGAAGGACTTCAAGAAAAGCTTAAAGATCAAAGAGCAATTAGTAGATAATCTCTAA
- a CDS encoding DUF2007 domain-containing protein, producing the protein MPFCPLCNTEYPPGTKRCSECEADLVDELPEEQEEAEKNLVLLYTTPNRVLAEFLKETLEDSNIPCFLSYTGSFLEGGLGYVVKDQPGYRLYVPEDKYEESLAIKEQTVGNL; encoded by the coding sequence ATGCCGTTTTGTCCATTGTGCAATACCGAATATCCTCCCGGCACTAAAAGATGTTCCGAATGTGAGGCAGACTTAGTTGACGAGCTGCCTGAGGAGCAGGAAGAGGCGGAGAAAAATTTAGTTCTGCTTTACACCACTCCGAACCGGGTGCTGGCGGAGTTCTTAAAAGAGACTTTGGAGGACAGCAATATCCCCTGTTTCTTGAGCTACACCGGGAGTTTTTTAGAGGGGGGCTTGGGCTACGTGGTCAAAGACCAGCCCGGGTATAGATTATATGTGCCGGAGGATAAGTACGAGGAAAGCTTAGCCATTAAAGAGCAAACTGTTGGAAACCTGTAA
- a CDS encoding tetratricopeptide repeat protein — MLSKKGALWFYLFFVMLISFYFFTCGKVVPKSINWAANFDEASKMAKSQNKNMIVDFYTDWCKWCKRMADSTFTDTSVIRFSMDYVFFKANAEKDTALAEKYKVNGYPTVILANSSGTEIDRVGYAPASEFMRDIKGYLKGQGTLSDYENKVKQNPEDVKLWFKLGEKYQERRSFDQAVTCFNKVVSLDPTDKTEKASEALYNIGLLYMGRNVKQFDKAIEAYQRVVKEFPKSKVALDAEEYIPYSYEKMADTTKALSLYKQFLKDHPTLDPGEKDWVQKRIDGLEGTEEKQVK, encoded by the coding sequence ATGTTGAGTAAAAAGGGCGCTCTCTGGTTTTACCTGTTTTTTGTTATGCTTATCTCTTTTTATTTTTTCACCTGCGGAAAGGTTGTGCCCAAATCGATTAACTGGGCGGCTAATTTTGATGAGGCATCCAAAATGGCCAAGTCCCAGAACAAAAATATGATCGTGGACTTCTATACCGATTGGTGCAAATGGTGCAAGAGGATGGCGGACTCGACTTTCACCGATACCAGCGTCATAAGGTTCTCCATGGACTATGTCTTCTTCAAAGCCAATGCAGAAAAGGATACCGCTCTGGCAGAGAAGTATAAGGTCAACGGTTATCCTACAGTAATCCTGGCAAATTCTTCAGGAACGGAAATTGATCGGGTGGGATATGCACCGGCTTCAGAGTTCATGCGAGATATTAAAGGATATCTCAAAGGACAGGGCACTCTGTCTGATTATGAGAACAAGGTTAAACAAAATCCCGAGGACGTGAAGCTCTGGTTCAAGTTAGGCGAAAAATATCAGGAGCGCAGGTCATTTGACCAGGCTGTAACCTGTTTTAACAAGGTTGTCTCCCTGGACCCCACTGACAAAACCGAAAAAGCTTCAGAAGCTTTGTATAACATCGGGCTTCTGTATATGGGTAGAAATGTAAAGCAGTTCGACAAGGCGATCGAAGCTTACCAGAGGGTCGTGAAGGAGTTTCCAAAAAGCAAAGTGGCTTTAGATGCAGAAGAATATATCCCTTATTCTTATGAAAAGATGGCAGATACAACCAAGGCTCTCTCACTGTACAAACAGTTTCTGAAAGACCATCCGACTTTAGATCCGGGTGAAAAAGACTGGGTTCAGAAAAGGATTGATGGTTTAGAAGGGACTGAGGAAAAACAAGTTAAGTAA
- the gcvPB gene encoding aminomethyl-transferring glycine dehydrogenase subunit GcvPB has protein sequence MSQKLIFELSSKGRTGCDLPETDLPTKKIDQLIPEKSLRRSDLRLPEVSQVDVVRHFISLSILNHHVDKSFYPLGSCTMKYNPKVNEDLARLPGFSSIHPYQPEETVQGALQLMYKLGEYLKEIGGMDGITLQPAAGAQGELTGLLITRAYHTKNGNPRSKIIIPDSAHGTNPASVTITGYQVVQVKSNDRGLVDLEELKKVLDEEVACFMLTAPNTLGLFESQIEEISKAVHNVGAILYMDGANLNALLGIVRPGDIGFDIVHFNLHKTFSTPHGGGGPGAGPLGVKKSLEPFLPVPVIDKNVNEKGEESYSLNHKRPDSIGKLQGFYGNFGIMVRAYAFIRACGAEGLKQISESAVINANYIMESLKELYNLPYPGPCMHEFVLSGSKQKGRGVRTADIAKRILDFGLHAPTVYFPLIVSEALMIEPTESESRESCDQFIEVMKKIAQEVEENPELVKGAPYNTPVSRLDEVKATKDLNVRWKA, from the coding sequence ATGAGTCAGAAACTGATTTTTGAACTCAGCTCAAAGGGCAGAACCGGCTGTGACTTGCCGGAAACAGATTTACCTACGAAAAAGATAGACCAGCTTATTCCGGAAAAAAGTCTGAGACGGAGTGATTTAAGACTCCCGGAGGTAAGTCAGGTGGATGTGGTGCGTCATTTCATCTCACTTTCGATTTTGAATCATCACGTTGACAAAAGCTTCTATCCTTTAGGCTCCTGCACTATGAAATATAATCCCAAGGTGAATGAGGACCTGGCGCGTCTTCCAGGTTTTTCTTCCATCCATCCTTACCAGCCAGAGGAAACGGTTCAAGGTGCTCTGCAGTTGATGTATAAGTTAGGTGAGTATCTGAAAGAGATCGGCGGGATGGACGGGATTACCCTGCAGCCGGCTGCCGGTGCCCAGGGAGAACTGACCGGGCTTTTGATAACCCGTGCCTACCACACCAAGAATGGAAATCCCCGCTCGAAAATCATAATCCCGGATTCTGCTCATGGCACCAACCCGGCTTCAGTGACAATAACCGGATACCAGGTTGTTCAGGTGAAATCAAATGATCGGGGTCTGGTGGATTTAGAGGAATTGAAAAAGGTTTTAGACGAAGAGGTGGCGTGTTTTATGCTGACCGCCCCTAACACCCTGGGTCTTTTTGAATCTCAGATAGAGGAAATCTCCAAGGCGGTTCATAATGTAGGGGCAATCCTTTATATGGATGGAGCAAATCTGAATGCGCTTTTGGGAATAGTTCGTCCAGGGGACATAGGTTTCGATATCGTCCATTTCAATCTTCACAAAACCTTTTCAACCCCGCACGGTGGAGGAGGTCCTGGAGCAGGACCTTTGGGTGTCAAAAAATCTCTGGAGCCTTTTCTTCCAGTTCCGGTCATAGATAAAAATGTAAACGAAAAAGGTGAAGAAAGCTATTCTTTAAACCATAAAAGACCTGACTCGATCGGAAAATTGCAGGGGTTCTACGGTAACTTCGGGATAATGGTGAGGGCATATGCCTTTATACGAGCTTGCGGGGCAGAGGGGCTCAAGCAGATCTCGGAGAGCGCAGTTATCAATGCAAACTATATAATGGAGTCTCTGAAGGAGCTTTATAACCTCCCTTATCCCGGTCCCTGTATGCATGAATTCGTGCTCTCAGGGAGTAAACAGAAAGGCAGAGGAGTGAGAACCGCAGATATAGCAAAAAGGATTTTGGATTTCGGATTACACGCGCCAACTGTTTACTTCCCTCTGATCGTGTCTGAAGCTTTGATGATAGAACCGACTGAGTCCGAAAGCAGGGAAAGCTGCGACCAGTTCATAGAGGTAATGAAAAAAATCGCCCAGGAGGTGGAGGAAAATCCGGAGCTGGTCAAAGGGGCACCCTATAATACTCCGGTCTCCCGTTTAGATGAGGTTAAAGCTACGAAAGATTTGAACGTTAGATGGAAAGCTTAA